The DNA segment GAGAATTATCTGCTCAGATCAAGAATCACTATCATGTGATAGTgacagtttgagaaaagaagagatTATTTCTGACAATGATACAAGGGTTGCTGATTTAATCAATAGGGCTAAATATATGAAGAACGATCAATCTTTTCTTTGGTTGCGAGAATTTCAGGAGTATATTGATCAGACTCCTGATGAAGCAGAGGTTAAAAGCCACTCAACGGAGTTCAGTTTAGCTCCTCATGACATGAGACAAAGAAAGGGTCACAAACCATCTGAAACCAGCTCAACGCATGTTGCAAACCCTGCTGAAATTTCGTCAGGTGGGACTGGTTCAAGCATCTTGGAGTCTGATATGTCATTTAAGGATGCCTATCCCTATATTGGTGACCACAGGAGTAATGACATAGAAAATATGGAATCTTCAGTAGTGAATAGTGGCAATGTCTCACTGATTGAACAAAATTTAGGCTTGAATTCTGAGCAAGATATATTGAAGTATAATTTGACAGAGCCACAGGGTGTTTCTCCCTTAGAATTAAAGCTTCATTCTAGTCCAAGTTATTCAACAGTTGAAGGTCACCAGGTAGAGGGTATTACAAAATTGGGATCGTTGACTGCAATTGATGAGATAATTGGATCACAGTCCTCCATGTACCCAAGATCACCTCCTCATTATAGAGAGGATATTCTTCACCGCAGACTTTACTTAGAAGAAGAATTCTTGCAACAATCAGCTGATTCTCTTTCAGTGAGATCATCAGATAGTGATACCAGCTGCAGTGATGTTGCTTCATGTGAGTTAAATTCGTCCAGTTCTGATCTTGATGGTTTACTGATTCAAACATCTGCAAATCAAGGATTCAGTGGCTACTCACTGGCATCACTCAATTTGGAATATCATGCTGAAAGAAAGCATGATAAAGCATCAGTAAGAGAAAATAGCATTCTGATCTCTGACAATTCTACTGAACAAGAGTCCGATATAGACATATTAAAAAATGGTGACAAACCATCTTCTACACATGGTATTTCTGTTAATGGTGGTTATGGTTTTGCGCATGGTACGAGTCAGGAAGTTGGTGATATTGAGAAACAGAGAGGTAAAGGGAAGCTTAAGAGAAGGTTCATCACACTCTCAGAAGATCTTCATAAAAAACCAATATATGAGAAACTTAATGGTGATTTAGAGTTTATAAAGACCGATGGATGTGGGCAATGGAATATAACAAGTGAGGAACCTTCTGTTAAGGCAGAACAGAGTTGCTGTAACAATCATCCATCCATTGTTGGTGGCTGTAACTCTTGTGCAAAGGCAGGGACTAGCTCTCTTGATCTTGCACAATATGAACACATAATGGACTTTTTTCATCGGAAGGTTGCAGGCTTTGGTGCTTCTGAAACCTTTGAGGAAGTAGTTCGTTGTGACTGTGTATTTCAATGTGGAGCTGTCTTTCAAGAGAGGTAAAGTCCCCAAGGTTTATTCTGTATCTAATGTCATTCTGTGAGAAGTTGTTCTTTAGAGATATTGCATTCTGTCAATTTTTATGTTCCTTTTCAGCATCTTTTATGTTTATATAGTAGATTCTGTCATACAGAGCATTAGGTTGTTGCCCTGTCTAGGTGTAAGTTGCTTTCTCAAAGTAGCTGAAGCTCTTGCCAAGTGAAGAATATGGATTCATGCTTGGAATTACTTGACATCTTTGTAAGTTATTAATATAGACTCATCTGAAGTGACATCTTTCTAAAGGAAGGGCACACTTTTCTGCTTCCAACTATTCTTCTGACGCTAAGCAAAATTGTAGTGTTCCAATTAAGTTTTGGCATCATGGAGACATGACGATATAAATTGCAGATAGTATCTGAGCAATGGAAACAAATAAATTGTTTAGTGAGTTTTTGTTAAAGGTGTTGAAGTTGCTGAGGTTATAGGTGTTGACTTCAAGGCCATTTATTCCTTCTTCTATTTCCGTGACTGGTTAAAAGAAAAACTATTTTGTGACTCTTTTGGCTTAAATTAAAGCATTTGTAAATTTTTTGTTACTTCCAAATTAGTTACAATCATAAAGAATATTTACAGGCCTTTCCATGTAGCTTTGTTACTTTCACGATGCAGCATTAGGTTATTATTCTTATCTTTATATGAAAAGTTTTTTTGTCATGACTAAAAATGTCGAAAACATAACTACTTTTATGTATGAGGAGTTATTTGGAGATTGAATATCATAGATAAATCTCCCTGTTGTCCAGTGCTGAAGAAACTTTACATTGATGATGTGGGGTGTATGCTAATTAATAAAGAATTTGTAAGTTTCATTAGCTTGTTTATTTGGTGTGTGATGCTTGATTGAACTGGTCATTGTGCTGTGTCCACAATGGGCTGGAGCTTTAATGGGTTTCAATAATATCTTTATGTTAGGTGCATCCCTGCTGTATGCCATTATCTGGAGATTTAGTATCTTTATTTCAATGATGTGCTGATTCTTTTTATATTGACTTGAAGGAGCTTTTTGCAATTTTTTTGTCACTTTCTGCAGTGAAGTTGCTGTTCTACGGAGCTGCAAGGACAAATTGTATATTCTACTTATTGAAGCAACACCTGATGGGCGAGGTCAAGTTATTTGCTAATTGGATGTCACTTGATGTTTCTTTTAAGGGCATTTGCTGTAAAATTGTGgggttgttttgtttttttttggctGTGTAGCTTCATTCTATAATCTGGATAATATTTTTACAGATAGCATCTCTGAAGTCTTGGGATGCCATAAGTTTGAAGATTTGAGGGAAGTTGTGGTTGGACTTGGACTTCAAGCTTTGCGGTTTGTCTTAATTTCTGTTTATGGGATGTATATATTATACACCAATTTGGGTTTTCACATAACTGTTCTTTAGGATATACCTCGAAGGGAGTACAACATACCTGTTCTTCACAAGGATTTCTGAAAAGTCAAAGAGCTTACTATCCCTGttaaaactctgtgattctacTGCATTAAGTAGTTCATGCTCTCTAACAAGGTGAACTCTCTAATTATCTGTTCAGTATTGACGTGTAATTTTGGCATGCTTCCATTTGTAGTATCTTCTTTCTTATCCTTTGATTGGTTGCTTTGTAAATTTAAATGGCAGTTGGGAGCAGGTTCAGGTGAAATTCCTTGAGAAATGTTTATTTAAAGATCTGAAGATTGGAATATTTTTCTATTCTATGTTGCTGTTTTGGCATGATGATTCTGaaggtatgctttcaaagttatctGATCCAAAAATTTTCAGAATATATTGAGAGTTCTGTGTTTTTTTGCAAGTTCGCTACAAACGTTATTTGTATATTAACGGTTGAAGAATTATTTTGCTGTGGAATAAATTTTTGAAGTTTGACATCATTGGAGCTTTTTGTTATTGAGCTTACCGATTATTGCATATGAAATTCTTTAACTGTTATGCTCTTACATTTGTAATTAATCTTTGTAGGACAAAGTAGAATGGTACGACTTAAAAGTTTTTCGTTTTATTGTTGCACAGGGGAATCCTGGTTTACGAGATCAATTTTTGTTGTTGAAGGATATATGCTTGTGTGCATTGAGAATCTTGTACAGTTTGGTTCTTCTATCGATGATTGTGGATTAACTTGCCCTTACTACTCTCTAGATTCACGCTGTGCGATTCAGGATATACTAGAAATGGTAAGTGATCTTGTGATATTGTTTCTTGTAAAATTCAATATTTTTATGCCTTTTTCAAATCAGCAGTTCTATTGGTATCATTTGGTTCAAAGAATTCAATTGTTTTGTGATATGCAAACAGATTGCATGTTAAGTGACCAGCAGTTCTTCATATTAAGCTTCCAATTTGTTTTGGAGAAACTTCTATAAATTTTTGAAGGCTAACCTAAGTACCTATTGATTGATAACATTGTGCTGCTGGTGATCTGTTGCTCCTGC comes from the Musa acuminata AAA Group cultivar baxijiao chromosome BXJ1-10, Cavendish_Baxijiao_AAA, whole genome shotgun sequence genome and includes:
- the LOC135596214 gene encoding uncharacterized protein LOC135596214 — translated: MVIVTGDRYLEHLVQFVERNAGPLLEGALTLKLNPVGLHYVHTRLEALQELEGLLAGAPVDYLRAYVSDLGDHRALEQLRRILGLLTALKVVSVLPPPGRDPTPLSLLPFGRLKVLELRGCDLSTTAAKGLLDLRHTLEKLICHNSTDALRHVFASRIADIKDSPAWNKLRFVSCTCNGLVLMDESLQLLPVVETLDLSRNRFAKLDNIRKCVKLRYLDLGFNHLRTISPLSEVSCRIVKLVLRNNALTSLRGIDNLKSLEGLDLSYNIISSFTDLEILTSLPSLHNLWLEGNPICCSRWYRAHVFSFFSNLEKLKLDEKVISTREYWERHVIFARRQKRPAGYGFYFPAKDASEDESRISMKKKKHSRLASIEEEEQKRIICSDQESLSCDSDSLRKEEIISDNDTRVADLINRAKYMKNDQSFLWLREFQEYIDQTPDEAEVKSHSTEFSLAPHDMRQRKGHKPSETSSTHVANPAEISSGGTGSSILESDMSFKDAYPYIGDHRSNDIENMESSVVNSGNVSLIEQNLGLNSEQDILKYNLTEPQGVSPLELKLHSSPSYSTVEGHQVEGITKLGSLTAIDEIIGSQSSMYPRSPPHYREDILHRRLYLEEEFLQQSADSLSVRSSDSDTSCSDVASCELNSSSSDLDGLLIQTSANQGFSGYSLASLNLEYHAERKHDKASVRENSILISDNSTEQESDIDILKNGDKPSSTHGISVNGGYGFAHGTSQEVGDIEKQRGKGKLKRRFITLSEDLHKKPIYEKLNGDLEFIKTDGCGQWNITSEEPSVKAEQSCCNNHPSIVGGCNSCAKAGTSSLDLAQYEHIMDFFHRKVAGFGASETFEEVVRCDCVFQCGAVFQESEVAVLRSCKDKLYILLIEATPDGRDSISEVLGCHKFEDLREVVVGLGLQALRIYLEGSTTYLFFTRISEKSKSLLSLLKLCDSTALSSSCSLTSWEQVQVKFLEKCLFKDLKIGIFFYSMLLFWHDDSEGESWFTRSIFVVEGYMLVCIENLVQFGSSIDDCGLTCPYYSLDSRCAIQDILEMVIELGDSRCLTLTFADFMSGVDCFADNAEKEKPSIEASKVRTWKLKWYSEETLFKFVALLKAIRAGLTATPLPLKGIS